ATCCCGGATGGGTATCTCCAGCTCGTAGCAGCATTTCCCGCAGTTTTCGAGGCACTTAAATTTAAAGGTGGGGTCGTGCTCGACCTCCAGGGTCTCGAGGTCGATGGTGGCGACCCACCGCCTCTCCAACCCCTCACCCCCTGTAGGAGCTCGCTATCAGCGTCTCCGTCATTTCGATGTTCTTTATCCTCCTCAGAACCTCGTCGTGGAACCTGTCCAGCTCATCTATGCTGCCGACCTCCACGCGGAGAATCAGGTCGTACTCCCCATAGACCCTGTATATCTCGTTTATCTTCTCGTTGCCCCGGAGTATCTCATAGACCTTCTCCTCGGTTCCG
The window above is part of the Thermococcus sp. JdF3 genome. Proteins encoded here:
- a CDS encoding Lrp/AsnC family transcriptional regulator — encoded protein: MMEAFVLVVVKPGTEEKVYEILRGNEKINEIYRVYGEYDLILRVEVGSIDELDRFHDEVLRRIKNIEMTETLIASSYRG